In Devosia sp. 1566, a single genomic region encodes these proteins:
- a CDS encoding Wzz/FepE/Etk N-terminal domain-containing protein: protein MRAFDSQIDLYQLLGIIWARRWAALLVLLVVPVLAYIAVSRVPRLYESSATILVEPRPNYFGAGQPASVSVPDRATISSNVQLLRSRDTLMDVVAQLGLAQQAEFNGGETGQAAFDAAVLALDERTLVTSELGTAIIWLKTRAHAPEVARQLALSIAETAIARRAQQGLDDARQALAWLESTIPELRQRVFQAEDAVAKFRIARGTIGDLPEGSMVGSQLSDMAGRRLAAEERSSSFRARAAVLRQRLALGGSLVGSTELAADARGRSLIQLRASLQGQLAQQASSLSFNHPNVLGSRAQIADVDAQLATAARHIADQMDRQAETEAALAAALAADQQILQQSVGGEERDSVALAALQRDAAAQRSVLERYLQQAEAARAQVDGGAAFPDMRLVSHPVVSSAPVSPKTGLVLLAVMITAGALVLTYLIVTSLVARRPAAG, encoded by the coding sequence TTGCGCGCGTTTGACTCCCAGATCGACCTTTATCAGCTGCTCGGAATTATCTGGGCGCGCCGGTGGGCCGCGCTGCTGGTGCTCCTTGTGGTGCCCGTGCTGGCATATATTGCCGTGTCACGCGTTCCCCGGCTTTATGAATCTTCGGCCACGATCTTGGTGGAGCCACGACCCAACTACTTCGGGGCGGGTCAGCCAGCGTCCGTATCAGTTCCGGACCGCGCGACCATTTCTAGCAATGTGCAATTGCTGCGCTCACGCGACACTTTGATGGATGTGGTGGCGCAGCTCGGGCTGGCGCAGCAAGCCGAGTTCAACGGCGGCGAAACGGGGCAAGCGGCGTTTGACGCGGCGGTGCTGGCGCTCGATGAGCGTACGCTGGTAACGAGCGAACTGGGAACCGCGATAATCTGGCTGAAGACCCGGGCCCATGCGCCCGAAGTGGCACGCCAATTGGCGCTGAGCATCGCCGAAACCGCGATCGCCCGGCGGGCGCAGCAGGGGCTCGACGATGCCCGGCAGGCATTAGCGTGGCTTGAGAGCACGATACCGGAGTTGCGGCAGCGAGTGTTTCAAGCCGAGGACGCTGTGGCTAAGTTCCGCATTGCGCGGGGGACGATTGGGGACCTGCCGGAGGGCAGCATGGTTGGCAGCCAATTGAGCGACATGGCGGGGCGACGGCTTGCGGCTGAGGAGCGCAGTTCGAGCTTCAGGGCGCGTGCGGCGGTGCTGCGGCAGCGCCTGGCGCTAGGAGGTTCGCTGGTGGGCAGCACGGAACTGGCGGCGGATGCAAGGGGCAGAAGTCTCATTCAGCTCCGGGCCAGTCTGCAGGGACAGCTGGCGCAGCAAGCCAGCAGTTTATCGTTCAACCATCCGAATGTTCTGGGATCGCGGGCGCAGATTGCGGACGTCGATGCGCAACTCGCTACCGCGGCGCGGCACATTGCTGACCAGATGGATCGGCAGGCCGAGACTGAAGCGGCTCTGGCTGCGGCACTGGCGGCCGACCAGCAGATCTTGCAACAATCCGTCGGCGGGGAAGAGCGCGACAGCGTGGCCCTCGCGGCGCTGCAGCGCGATGCGGCGGCGCAACGTAGCGTCCTCGAGCGTTACCTGCAGCAGGCGGAAGCGGCGCGGGCTCAGGTAGACGGGGGCGCTGCATTCCCTGATATGCGCCTGGTGTCGCATCCGGTGGTGTCGAGTGCACCGGTTTCGCCCAAGACCGGGCTGGTACTGCTGGCGGTGATGATCACGGCGGGAGCGCTGGTGTTGACCTATCTGATCGTCACGAGCCTTGTGGCCCGTCGTCCGGCTGCAGGATAG